The following proteins are encoded in a genomic region of Stutzerimonas balearica DSM 6083:
- a CDS encoding GIY-YIG nuclease family protein — translation MSGEQLKPWYVYLVRAANGALYCGISDDAERRFAAHRQGRGARFFRSSPAVALVYTERCASKGEALRRELAIKRLTKAAKEALARPASSGECPGNQHNG, via the coding sequence ATGAGCGGCGAGCAACTCAAACCCTGGTACGTCTATCTGGTCCGCGCGGCTAACGGAGCGCTTTATTGCGGCATCAGCGATGATGCCGAGCGTCGCTTCGCCGCCCATCGGCAAGGCCGGGGGGCGCGTTTCTTTCGTTCGAGCCCGGCCGTTGCCCTTGTCTACACCGAGCGCTGTGCGAGCAAGGGCGAAGCCCTGCGCCGCGAACTGGCGATCAAGCGGCTGACCAAGGCGGCCAAGGAAGCACTGGCCCGGCCGGCTTCGTCCGGTGAATGCCCGGGCAATCAGCACAACGGCTAG